Proteins from a genomic interval of Ferrovibrio terrae:
- a CDS encoding 2-hydroxyacid dehydrogenase → MGRSIVFVTRKLPPAVEARVARDYDARLNPDDRIYTPDELIAHAADADAMLICTSEKITAALVERLPARLKVISTFSVGYEHMDVAACRARGIVAANTPGAMTEATANIAMLLMLGAARRGYEAQQMVRRGEWQGWTSTMLLGVDFVGKRLGIFGMGRIGRAVAERARAFGLQIHYHNRRRLPAAEEQGAVFHEHLDDLLAVSDILSINAPSSPETRHILNADAIARMPDGAIVVNTARGDMVDDAALIAALKAGRLRAAGLDVFAGEPQLNPAYLELPNAYLLPHLGSATIETRDRMGFMALDNIDAVLQGRPVPHPI, encoded by the coding sequence ATGGGCAGATCCATTGTTTTCGTGACCCGAAAGCTGCCGCCCGCCGTCGAAGCCCGGGTGGCGCGCGACTACGATGCCCGTCTCAATCCGGACGACCGGATCTACACGCCTGACGAGTTGATCGCCCACGCGGCCGATGCTGATGCGATGCTGATCTGTACCTCGGAAAAGATTACGGCTGCGCTGGTCGAACGCCTGCCGGCACGGCTCAAGGTGATTTCGACATTCTCTGTCGGCTACGAGCATATGGATGTCGCCGCCTGCCGGGCGCGCGGCATCGTGGCGGCGAACACACCGGGCGCCATGACCGAGGCGACGGCCAATATTGCCATGCTGCTGATGCTGGGCGCCGCCCGGCGCGGCTATGAAGCGCAGCAGATGGTGCGGCGAGGCGAATGGCAGGGTTGGACCTCGACCATGCTGCTCGGCGTCGATTTCGTCGGCAAACGGCTGGGAATTTTCGGCATGGGCCGGATCGGCCGGGCGGTAGCGGAGCGGGCCCGCGCCTTCGGCCTGCAGATCCACTATCACAACCGCCGCCGCCTGCCGGCCGCCGAGGAACAGGGCGCGGTGTTCCACGAGCATCTCGACGACCTGCTGGCCGTGAGCGACATCCTGTCGATCAACGCCCCCTCCTCGCCTGAAACCCGCCATATCCTGAATGCCGATGCCATCGCCCGCATGCCGGACGGCGCCATCGTGGTAAATACCGCCCGCGGCGACATGGTCGACGACGCAGCGCTGATCGCAGCCCTGAAGGCCGGCCGGCTGCGTGCCGCCGGTCTGGACGTCTTTGCGGGCGAGCCGCAGCTCAACCCGGCTTATCTGGAACTGCCGAACGCCTACCTGCTGCCCCATCTGGGCAGCGCCACGATCGAAACCCGGGACCGGATGGGCTTCATGGCGCTCGACAATATCGACGCCGTGCTGCAAGGCCGGCCGGTGCCCCATCCAATTTAG
- a CDS encoding ROK family protein has protein sequence MTKIRIGIDLGGTKIEAIALEGDGTIRARRRVPAPRGDYQATVTALRDLAQAVESEAGATGPIGVGIPGTISPATGLIKNANSVWLIGHPLDRDLADATGRSVRLANDANCFALSEANDGAGAGHGVVFGAILGTGCGSGIVVDGRIVSGPNSIAGEWGHNPLPWPQPDELPGPKCYCGKFGCQETFMAGTGLERDFRAQTGRDLKGADVVAAAEAGDAQAEAALQRYEHRLARGLAVILNVLDPDIVVLGGGMSNQDRLYRNVPKLWGAYVFSDTVVTPLVKNRHGDSSGVRGAAWLWPAQ, from the coding sequence ATGACGAAGATTCGGATCGGCATAGATCTCGGCGGCACCAAGATCGAGGCCATCGCACTTGAAGGCGATGGCACGATCCGGGCGCGACGGCGCGTGCCCGCCCCGCGTGGCGACTATCAGGCCACAGTCACCGCCCTGCGCGACCTCGCGCAGGCGGTGGAGAGCGAAGCCGGTGCGACCGGCCCGATCGGCGTCGGGATTCCCGGCACTATCTCGCCGGCCACCGGCCTGATCAAGAATGCCAACTCGGTCTGGCTGATCGGCCATCCGCTGGATCGCGATCTTGCCGACGCCACGGGACGATCCGTCCGGCTGGCCAATGACGCGAACTGCTTCGCGCTGTCGGAAGCCAACGATGGCGCCGGTGCCGGTCATGGTGTCGTCTTTGGAGCGATTCTCGGCACCGGCTGCGGCTCCGGCATCGTGGTGGACGGCCGCATTGTCTCCGGCCCGAATTCCATCGCCGGTGAATGGGGCCACAATCCCCTGCCCTGGCCACAACCCGACGAATTGCCGGGGCCGAAATGCTACTGCGGCAAGTTCGGCTGCCAGGAGACCTTTATGGCCGGCACCGGTCTGGAGCGCGATTTCCGCGCGCAGACCGGCCGCGACCTGAAAGGCGCAGATGTCGTCGCGGCGGCCGAGGCCGGCGATGCGCAGGCCGAAGCCGCATTGCAGCGCTACGAACACCGGCTGGCGCGCGGCCTGGCCGTGATCCTCAACGTCCTCGATCCGGATATCGTGGTGCTGGGCGGCGGCATGTCAAACCAGGACAGGCTCTACCGCAATGTGCCGAAACTGTGGGGGGCTTATGTGTTCTCCGACACGGTCGTCACACCGCTGGTGAAGAACCGCCATGGCGACAGCTCGGGTGTACGCGGCGCGGCCTGGCTCTGGCCGGCCCAGTAG
- a CDS encoding EipB family protein — protein MMARTGTDARIGALLRRALTLAVLLLGLIVVPAEPTRAVDSDLQEVARNLASHRALYTLSVARLDPRNYRHGIAGGLSLEFVHACDGYVLNQRFVIETTTDDGTILNNMVLNSWEALDGKSFRFKMRDEVNGDLEQELKGEGKLSSRGGSVTFTQPEDTDLDLPPMTLFPTEHTVRLLALARSGGNWLQASIYDGASADAYSEVGGFIGGELPVETGGNPIVSELKGQRSWRIRLAYFTSEKAQDTPDYEIAYRLYENGVADDIVFDYGDYAIRATLKLLELKPREAC, from the coding sequence ATGATGGCCCGGACCGGAACAGATGCCCGCATTGGCGCCCTGCTGCGCCGCGCGCTTACGCTGGCCGTGCTGTTGCTTGGCCTGATCGTCGTGCCCGCGGAACCGACCCGCGCCGTCGACAGCGACCTTCAGGAAGTGGCGCGCAATCTGGCCAGCCATCGGGCACTCTATACGTTGTCGGTCGCGCGGCTCGATCCACGCAATTATCGCCACGGTATTGCCGGGGGATTGAGCCTGGAATTCGTGCATGCCTGCGATGGCTATGTGCTGAACCAGCGTTTTGTGATCGAGACCACGACGGATGACGGCACCATCCTGAACAACATGGTGCTGAACTCCTGGGAAGCGCTGGACGGCAAGAGCTTCCGATTCAAGATGCGCGACGAAGTGAATGGCGACCTTGAGCAGGAGTTGAAGGGGGAAGGCAAGCTGAGCAGCAGGGGAGGCAGCGTGACGTTCACGCAGCCGGAAGACACAGACCTCGACCTGCCGCCGATGACCCTGTTTCCGACTGAACATACCGTGCGGCTGCTGGCGCTGGCGCGTAGCGGCGGCAACTGGCTGCAGGCCAGCATCTATGATGGCGCGTCGGCCGATGCCTACAGCGAAGTCGGTGGTTTCATTGGCGGTGAACTGCCGGTCGAAACCGGCGGCAATCCCATTGTGTCCGAGCTGAAAGGCCAGCGTTCGTGGCGCATTCGCCTCGCTTACTTCACGTCCGAAAAGGCGCAGGACACGCCGGATTACGAGATCGCCTATCGCCTGTATGAAAACGGCGTCGCCGACGATATCGTCTTCGACTATGGCGATTATGCGATCCGCGCCACGCTCAAGCTGCTTGAACTCAAGCCGCGCGAAGCCTGCTGA
- a CDS encoding NUDIX hydrolase: MGNADSARTPPQPIRDAATLILWRRREGRLEVLMGERHGASAFMPNRYVFPGGRLDLADYRIRPAAPLNPVSAARLLRCRGTGPRKGVALALAAIRETFEESGLRIANPASTARATAPSWSAFCAGNLAPDPSALLYICRAITPPGRPRRFDARFFAAPAELATGDLQPSAELDKLSWVTQTDTEGLPLPGITQYVIANLEHWLSPQSASDPALRVPFHHMLHGQRLLDWE; this comes from the coding sequence ATGGGAAATGCCGACTCGGCCAGGACGCCGCCTCAGCCAATTCGCGATGCAGCCACGCTGATCCTGTGGCGCCGGCGCGAGGGCAGACTGGAAGTGCTGATGGGCGAGCGCCATGGCGCCAGCGCCTTCATGCCAAACCGCTATGTCTTCCCCGGCGGGCGTCTCGATCTGGCCGACTATCGCATCCGGCCGGCCGCGCCACTCAATCCGGTCAGCGCCGCGCGGCTGCTGCGCTGCCGTGGCACGGGCCCCCGCAAAGGCGTCGCATTGGCGCTGGCGGCGATCCGCGAAACCTTCGAGGAAAGCGGACTGCGCATCGCCAACCCGGCATCAACCGCCAGAGCGACGGCGCCGAGCTGGTCGGCTTTCTGCGCCGGCAACCTGGCCCCGGATCCCTCGGCCCTGCTCTATATCTGCCGGGCCATCACGCCGCCCGGACGGCCCCGCCGGTTCGACGCCCGCTTCTTCGCCGCCCCGGCCGAGCTGGCCACCGGCGACCTGCAGCCTTCAGCGGAACTCGACAAGCTGAGCTGGGTCACCCAGACCGATACCGAGGGTCTGCCGCTGCCGGGCATCACCCAGTATGTGATCGCCAATCTGGAGCACTGGCTGAGCCCGCAATCCGCCTCCGACCCTGCCCTGCGGGTACCCTTCCATCACATGCTGCACGGCCAGCGACTGCTGGACTGGGAATGA
- a CDS encoding response regulator, which translates to MSKTVLIVEDNELNMKLFHDLLDAHGYQTLQTKDGMEALAMVRKHRPDLILMDIQLPEVSGLEVIKWIKEDDNLRSIPVVAVTAFAMKGDEEKMREGGCDAYIAKPISVGKFIETVKQFLDPKA; encoded by the coding sequence ATGAGCAAGACTGTACTGATCGTCGAGGACAACGAACTCAATATGAAGTTGTTCCACGACCTGCTGGACGCCCATGGCTACCAGACCCTGCAGACCAAGGACGGCATGGAAGCGCTGGCCATGGTGCGCAAGCACCGGCCCGACCTGATCCTGATGGATATCCAGCTTCCCGAGGTGTCCGGCCTGGAAGTGATCAAGTGGATCAAGGAAGACGACAACCTGCGCAGCATCCCGGTGGTGGCTGTCACCGCTTTCGCCATGAAGGGCGACGAAGAGAAGATGCGCGAGGGCGGCTGTGACGCCTATATCGCCAAGCCCATTTCGGTCGGCAAGTTTATCGAGACTGTGAAGCAGTTCCTCGATCCGAAGGCCTGA
- the rpmG gene encoding 50S ribosomal protein L33, producing the protein MAKPTTLKIKLLSTADTGYFYVTKKNPRTKTEKMSLKKYDPVARKHVEFKETKIK; encoded by the coding sequence ATGGCCAAGCCGACCACCCTCAAGATCAAGCTGCTGAGCACCGCCGACACCGGCTACTTCTACGTGACCAAGAAGAACCCGCGTACGAAGACCGAGAAGATGTCGCTGAAGAAGTACGACCCGGTCGCCCGCAAGCACGTCGAATTCAAGGAAACCAAGATCAAGTAA
- a CDS encoding PleD family two-component system response regulator produces the protein MTARILVVDDIRTNIKVLEAKLTSEYYEVISASNGPEALEAAVIQKPDLILLDVMMPGMDGFEVCRRLKANPDTAHVPVIMVTALGDPEDRVQGLSAGADDFLTKPVDDTAMFARVRSLLRVKLMLDELRMRERTSASLGVISPPVPSLHEDYAAAQILLVEDNPRDQVRLQRMIEGQFRTEMTADGMDALNRARQTEYDSVVVSLSLQNPDGLRLCSQFRTTEETRNVPILLLVGPDDQKQLVKGLEIGVTDYVVRPIDRNEFIARLRAQVRRKRYQDRLRLHYQQSMEMAVTDPLTGLYNRRYMASHLATLLAQSASQHGTSVAIIDLDHFKQVNDTHGHPAGDDVLREVGNRIVRNIRGIDMACRYGGEEFVVLMPDTNLEASEVVANRLLNAIGGKPMQTRSAGEMTVTCSIGCTASLETDTADTLLKRADDALYEAKHGGRNRIVYRPS, from the coding sequence ATGACCGCACGCATTCTGGTCGTCGACGACATCCGCACCAATATCAAGGTGCTGGAAGCCAAGCTGACCAGTGAATATTACGAGGTGATCTCGGCCAGCAATGGCCCGGAGGCGCTGGAGGCTGCCGTCATCCAGAAGCCGGATCTGATCCTGCTCGACGTGATGATGCCGGGCATGGACGGCTTCGAAGTCTGCCGCCGGCTGAAGGCCAATCCCGACACCGCCCATGTCCCTGTCATCATGGTGACCGCGCTGGGCGATCCTGAGGATCGCGTCCAGGGCCTGAGTGCCGGCGCCGACGATTTCCTCACCAAGCCGGTCGACGACACTGCGATGTTCGCGCGCGTGCGCTCGCTGCTGCGCGTCAAGCTGATGCTGGACGAGCTGCGGATGCGTGAGCGCACGTCGGCATCGCTGGGCGTGATTTCGCCGCCGGTGCCAAGCCTGCACGAAGACTATGCCGCTGCGCAGATACTGCTGGTGGAGGACAATCCGCGCGATCAGGTGCGCCTGCAGCGCATGATCGAGGGCCAGTTCCGCACCGAAATGACGGCGGATGGCATGGATGCGCTGAACCGTGCCCGCCAGACCGAATATGATTCCGTGGTGGTCAGCCTGAGCCTGCAGAATCCCGATGGCCTGCGGCTTTGCTCGCAGTTCCGCACCACCGAGGAAACCCGCAATGTGCCGATCCTGCTGCTGGTGGGGCCGGACGACCAGAAGCAGCTGGTGAAGGGGCTGGAGATCGGCGTCACCGATTATGTCGTGCGTCCGATCGACCGCAACGAATTCATCGCCCGCCTGCGCGCCCAGGTGCGCCGCAAGCGCTATCAGGATCGCCTGCGCCTGCACTACCAGCAGAGCATGGAGATGGCGGTCACCGATCCGCTGACCGGCCTGTACAATCGCCGCTACATGGCCTCACATCTGGCCACACTGCTGGCGCAGAGCGCCAGCCAGCATGGCACGTCGGTCGCCATCATCGATCTCGATCACTTCAAGCAGGTCAACGACACGCATGGCCATCCGGCCGGTGACGACGTGCTGCGCGAGGTCGGCAACCGGATCGTGCGCAACATCCGCGGCATCGACATGGCCTGCCGCTATGGCGGCGAGGAATTTGTCGTGCTGATGCCCGACACCAATCTGGAAGCGTCGGAAGTGGTGGCCAACCGCCTGCTGAACGCCATCGGCGGCAAGCCGATGCAGACCCGCAGTGCGGGCGAGATGACCGTGACCTGCTCGATCGGCTGCACGGCTTCGCTGGAGACCGATACCGCGGACACCCTGCTCAAGCGTGCCGACGATGCGCTGTACGAGGCGAAGCACGGCGGTCGCAACCGCATCGTCTATCGCCCGTCCTGA
- a CDS encoding NUDIX hydrolase, with amino-acid sequence MMTRPALPHDAGSLVLVRRGPEGPEVLLGRRAGKHRFLPNVYAFPGGRVDSSDKSEVPINPLNSNDLLLQPTAVAAIRETWEETGIPLGLLEAGRLRPDLSGLHYLCRAITPAESPIRFHARFFLRDVTGMPLKLGGSGELLDLAFRPLDTALRLPLADITEFVLGMVGGLAPDLAPQRVAFWRYRRGKPMIRWDNP; translated from the coding sequence ATGATGACCCGCCCTGCGCTTCCGCATGATGCCGGCAGCCTCGTGCTGGTCCGGCGGGGTCCTGAGGGACCGGAAGTCCTGCTCGGCCGCCGCGCCGGCAAGCACCGCTTTCTGCCTAACGTCTATGCCTTTCCGGGCGGCCGAGTGGATTCATCTGATAAATCAGAAGTACCCATCAACCCACTGAATAGTAATGACTTACTCCTCCAGCCGACGGCTGTGGCCGCGATACGGGAGACTTGGGAGGAAACCGGGATTCCGCTCGGCCTGCTGGAAGCCGGCCGGCTGCGGCCCGACCTCTCGGGCCTCCATTACCTGTGCCGGGCGATCACTCCGGCCGAGAGCCCGATCCGCTTCCATGCCCGGTTTTTCCTGCGCGATGTGACCGGGATGCCGCTCAAGCTGGGGGGCTCAGGCGAGCTCCTCGACCTCGCTTTCCGGCCCCTGGACACCGCCCTGCGGCTGCCGCTGGCCGACATCACGGAATTCGTATTGGGCATGGTCGGCGGGCTGGCGCCCGACCTGGCGCCGCAGCGGGTGGCTTTCTGGCGTTATCGCCGGGGTAAGCCCATGATCCGCTGGGATAATCCTTAG